In Carassius carassius chromosome 7, fCarCar2.1, whole genome shotgun sequence, one genomic interval encodes:
- the LOC132143013 gene encoding fibrinogen alpha chain — translation MQKSVTFYRSQRKAIIQTYMQEIRYAEFAEGLHRNLTFLHKRSSELAKDLQKHHHLIWDQINEILRIEVDIDIKIRACKGSCKQTFDHAIDNDAFKAMENKMEQFSIISKRRKSFSKNKKLKLQSVDRPSVSPSYRKIPFVRTELLTKFEDIEQHQVILDELLADI, via the exons ATGCAAAAGAGTGTGACGTTTTATAGATCACAAAGAAAAGCTATCATCCAGACATATA TGCAGGAGATCAGATATGCTGAGTTTGCTGAAGGCCTTCACAGAAACTTAACATTCCTGCACAAAAGGTCTTCAGAACTTGCAAAAGACTTACAGAAGCATCATCACTTGATCTGGGATCAGATAAATGAAATCCTTCGAATTGAG GTGGACATTGACATCAAAATCCGGGCGTGCAAAGGATCATGCAAGCAAACCTTTGACCATGCCATTGATAACGATGCCTTCAAAGCTATGGAGAACAAAATGGAGCAGTTCAGCATTATCTCAAAGAGGCGAAAATCATtctccaaaaacaaaaaactaaaacttcAGTCTGTTGATCGGCCTAGTGTGTCCCCCTCTTACCGGAAAATTCCCTTTGTTCGCACTGAGCTGCTTACAAAGTTTGAAGACATTGAGCAGCATCAGGTCATTTTAGATGAACTCCTAGCAGATATTTAA
- the fga gene encoding fibrinogen alpha chain, with translation MKLTHSLLCLFVVVSSALSDDTAVNPRGARPIEHGYKAQDTCKTKEWPMCTDDDWGSKCPSGCRVQGLMDKADHDINKKIEKIRRLLDEGRKLYRSTDQVSKNTYSYLRERLTSSAGNDNRYTTLAEQLRQRITDIKIKIDRQLRLLDALKSQVKDQVVVIQRLEVDIDIKLRTCKGSCASYSEFSVDRESYVTLDKQMDHLNNLRVQNVETVSSLGIMKSRPLKDLVLPSIYKSGTGKAEQKQLLFGDVGQMKLTLEAEGSTAESAATVSKFPISGTGSASSSTSHTSTSTSTIKQCTKSVRKETTHTKDGPVEKIVVTASGPGCEDLDSMTSLSHGTDGLGEFGDGFFTGLGTDKQRLSSSSSSSSSSSSSSTKTVVSDGSKGYSKTTLSSDPFFGDDLGAFMPGDVEEDLPDIHARSVKSRDERKAGFVGGDCAEILQKHAKGGQSGLFKIKPAGSEEVVEVFCDQGTGLGGWTLVQQREDGSVNFNRTWKEYRNGFGRLDQQGKGEIWIGNKFLHLLTQNESVLRVELQDWDGNEVYAEYSVRVGSEAKGFPLTVSDYMGDAGDALVQGQPKLRAFLSHAGMKFSTFDRDSDKWEENCAAMYGGGWWYNNCQSANLNGIYYKGGQYDPGTKVPYEIENGVVWLPFKPADYSLKVVRMKIRPV, from the exons ATGAAGCTCACACATTCGCTCCTCTGCCTGTTCGTGGTTGTGTCCTCTGCTTTG tCAGATGACACAGCTGTGAACCCTAGAGGTGCTCGTCCTATTGAACACGGCTACAAGGCACAAGACACCTGTAAGACAAAAGAATGGCCTATGTGTACAGATGACGACTGG GGAAGCAAATGTCCATCTGGCTGCCGAGTTCAAGGCCTCATGGACAAAGCTGACCACGATATCAACAAGAAGATTGAGAAGATTCGTCGTCTTCTGGACGAGGGCCGGAAACTGTATCGCTCCACCGATCAAGTGTCCAAAAACACTTACTCTTACCTAAGAGAGCGACTGACCTCTAGCGCTG GTAATGATAACAGGTACACCACCTTGGCCGAACAGCTAAGACAGAGGATTACTGATATCAAGATTAAAATTGACCGTCAACTCCGGTTACTGGACGCTCTGAAGTCGCAGGTCAAAGATCAAGTTGTTGTAATTCAGCGACTTGAG GTCGACATTGACATCAAACTACGCACATGCAAGGGCTCTTGCGCCAGCTACAGTGAGTTCTCGGTGGACAGGGAGAGCTATGTGACTCTGGATAAGCAAATGGACCATCTCAACAATTTGCGTGTCCAGAACGTGGAGACTGTTAGTTCTCTGGGAATCATGAAGAGCAGGCCGTTGAAGGACTTGGTGTTACCCTCCATATATAAAAGCGGAACAGGCAAAGCTGAGCAGAAGCAGCTCCTCTTTGGAGACGTGGGTCAGATGAAGCTTACTCTGGAGGCGGAGGGTTCCACTGCCGAATCTGCCGCCACTGTTAGCAAGTTCCCTATATCAGGTACAGGCTCAGCTTCTTCCTCTACATCACATACCTCCACCTCAACCTCCACCATCAAGCAGTGCACCAAGTCAGTGCGCAAGGAGACAACACACACCAAAGACGGCCCCGTGGAGAAGATTGTGGTTACGGCTAGCGGGCCCGGGTGTGAAGATTTAGATTCTATGACTTCTCTCAGTCATGGCACAGATGGCCTAGGTGAATTCGGTGATGGTTTCTTCACGGGTCTTGGCACTGATAAGCAAAGGCtctcctcatcttcatcctcatcctcttcctcgtCGTCATCTTCCACGAAAACGGTCGTGTCAGATGGAAGCAAGGGTTATTCAAAGACCACCCTTTCTAGTGACCCATTTTTTGGGGATGACCTTGGGGCATTCATGCCTGGCGACGTGGAAGAGGATCTACCCGACATCCACGCACGAAGTGTGAAATCGCGCGACGAGCGCAAGGCTGGCTTTGTCGGTGGAG ATTGCGCTGAAATCCTGCAGAAGCATGCAAAAGGCGGTCAGAGCGGCCTGTTCAAAATAAAGCCTGCTGGGTCGGAGGAGGTAGTAGAGGTTTTCTGTGATCAGGGCACTGGATTGGGAGGCTGGACTCTGGTTCAGCAGAGGGAGGATGGGTCTGTTAACTTCAATCGCACTTGGAAGGAGTATCGAAATGGTTTTGGCCGGTTAGACCAGCAGGGTAAGGGCGAGATCTGGATCGGCAACAAATTCCTACACCTTCTCACTCAGAATGAGAGTGTTCTAAGAGTGGAGCTGCAGGACTGGGACGGGAATGAGGTCTACGCAGAGTACAGTGTTAGAGTTGGCTCGGAGGCCAAAGGCTTTCCGCTGACTGTGTCAGATTACATGGGTGATGCAGGCGATGCGTTAGTGCAAGGTCAGCCTAAACTCAGAGCCTTCCTTTCACATGCTGGCATGAAGTTTAGCACCTTTGATAGGGACAGCGATAAATGGGAGGAGAACTGTGCGGCGATGTATGGTGGAGGGTGGTGGTACAATAATTGCCAGTCGGCCAACCTTAATGGGATTTACTATAAAGGAGGCCAGTACGACCCTGGCACCAAAGTCCCTTATGAGATTGAGAATGGTGTTGTGTGGCTGCCTTTCAAACCAGCTGATTACTCCCTCAAAGTAGTGAGAATGAAGATCAGACCTGTCTAA
- the fgb gene encoding fibrinogen beta chain yields MKLCFLLCLFIVGALAVGDYDEDDGVVNIIYSNIPKVIVDARGHRPVNKGRETYSAGPAAPPPISGGVRYRGRPTPAPVGKLVQAKEDIPDSGGCTHMSEKMGVLCPTGCELKKTLQKQERNVRPTVDQLKRSVEELTQSTNSVYGYILDMTTEVAQRQKVSEGNGLVVGQYTDSLETQHAFIKDAVDITFPQNIKILQGVLEKVREKIQRLEKAITAQRAKCQAPCKVSCPIPVVSGKECEEIIRKGGEESQMYLIRPDPLSLPYKVFCDQTSKKGGWVLIQSRMDGSVDFGRRWDDYRRGFGNIAFDVGKGHCQTPGEYWLGNDRISQLTKMGPTELLVEMEDWSGSKVYAQYEQFTVQGEATNYILAAGRYSGTAGNTFLDGATELFGENRTMTIHNGMMFSTYDRDNDKWIPGDPSKQCSREDGGGWWYNRCHSCNPNGRYYWGGSYTKYMAKHGTDDGIVWMNWKGSWYSLKSISMKIRPFFKQ; encoded by the exons ATGAAGCTTTGCTTTTTACTTTGTCTGTTTATTGTAGGAGCTCTTGCAGTAGGCGACtatgatgaagatgatggagtggtaaatataatttattctaatATT ccTAAAGTAATTGTAGATGCCAGGGGTCATCGTCCCGTCAATAAAGGTCGTGAGACGTACTCCGCTGGCCCGGCTGCCCCACCTCCCATCAGCGGGGGAGTCCGTTACCGGGGAAGACCAACTCCGGCACCGGTGGGAAAACTTGTGCAGGCGAAGGAAGATATACCAGATTCTGGTGGATGTACCCACATGTCTGAGAAAATG GGTGTGCTGTGTCCCACAGGTTGCGAACTAAAGAAAACCCTCCAGAAGCAAGAACGTAATGTGAGGCCAACTGTAGATCAGCTCAAAAGATCTGTGGAAGAGCTGACCCAGTCCACCAACTCTGTCTATGGCTACATCTTGGATATGACTACAGAAGTAGCACAGAGACAAAAAGTCAGCGAGG GCAATGGTTTGGTGGTTGGTCAGTACACAGACAGCCTAGAGACCCAGCATGCTTTTATTAAGGATGCTGTGGACATCACCTTCCCCCAGAACATCAAAATCCTACAGGGTGTGCTTGAAAAGGTCCGTGAGAAGATTCAGCGTTTGGAGAAAGCCATCACTGCTCAGAGGGCCAAGTGCCAAGCGCCTTGTAAAGTCAGCTGCCCCATTCCTGTGGTTTCCGGCAAGGAGTGCGAAGAAATCATTCGCAAAGGAGGAGAGGAATCTCAGATGTACCTCATACGGCCTGATCCACTCAGCCTGCCGTACAAGGTCTTCTGCGATCAGACAAGTAAAAAAGGAG GTTGGGTGCTCATCCAGAGCCGTATGGATGGCAGTGTTGATTTTGGCAGGCGTTGGGATGACTACCGAAGAGGCTTTGGAAACATCGCATTTGATGTGGGCAAAGGCCACTGCCAGACTCCTG GCGAGTACTGGTTGGGTAACGACCGTATTAGTCAGCTGACAAAGATGGGTCCCACTGAGCTTCTGGTTGAAATGGAAGACTGGTCCGGTTCAAAGGTCTACGCTCAATATGAGCAGTTCACTGTACAGGGCGAAGCAACAAACTACATTCTAGCAGCTGGTCGTTACTCAGGAACAGCTGGAAACACATTCTTGGATGGTGCAACAGAACTGTTTGGAGAGAACCGTACCATGACCATTCATAACGGCATGATGTTCAGCACCTACGACAGAGATAACGACAAATG GATACCTGGAGATCCTTCTAAGCAGTGTTCAAGGGAAGATGGAGGAGGATGGTGGTACAACCGATGCCATTCTTGTAATCCTAATGGGCGATATTACTGGGGAGGATCTTATACAAAATATATGGCCAAGCATGGGACAGATGATGGCATCGTGTGGATGAACTGGAAGGGCTCATGGTATTCGCTCAAATCTATCAGCATGAAGATCAGACCTTTCTTCAAACAATAA
- the lratb.1 gene encoding lecithin retinol acyltransferase, whose protein sequence is MLDSLALLLEKTFLLAHFNFFSPASPKQERCAKRREDSTYYQRGDLLEVPRTLFTHFGIYLGDNKVAHLMPDILPALKTNKSQIQKVVTNKRLLLGVLYKYALVRVDTVEDFAYGSPVLLNTMDTNVTLRRQPLAAEEVARRAEKLIGHFPYSLLWNNCEHFVTYCRYGTAVSLQTEQFCESLKSVIRDQRSVLLTTIIGMLSMFFLGIAPSTALPTFIIPFILWMAG, encoded by the exons ATGTTAGATTCTCTTGCTTTGCTCTTGGAGAAAACATTTCTTCTCGCGCATTTTAACTTTTTCAGCCCAGCTTCACCTAAACAAGAGAGATGCGCAAAGCGCCGCGAGGACAGCACTTATTACCAGCGCGGGGATCTGCTGGAGGTTCCTCGCACTTTGTTCACTCATTTTGGCATTTATCTCGGTGACAACAAAGTCGCGCACCTTATGCCTGACATACTACCGGCTCTCAAGACCAACAAGTCTCAAATCCAGAAAGTTGTGACGAACAAGAGATTGCTGCTCGGTGTGCTCTACAAGTACGCTTTGGTGCGGGTCGACACGGTGGAGGATTTTGCTTACGGGTCTCCTGTTTTGCTCAACACGATGGATACTAACGTTACCCTGAGAAGACAGCCACTGGCCGCTGAGGAGGTCGCCAGAAGAGCCGAGAAACTTATCGGTCATTTTCCGTATAGTCTTCTATGGAATAACTGCGAACATTTTGTCACGTACTGCCGCTACGGGACAGCGGTCAGTCTGCAGACCGAGCAG TTCTGTGAAAGTTTAAAATCAGTAATCCGGGACCAGAGGAGTGTTCTTCTGACCACTATCATCGGAATGCTTTCCATGTTTTTTCTTGGAATAGCGCCGTCCACCGCACTTCCAACCTTTATCATTCCTTTCATCTTGTGGATGGCTGGATAA
- the lratb.2 gene encoding lecithin retinol acyltransferase b, tandem duplicate 2, translating into MFPLQFLYNFFYIAVVTDLEEKKKKVVQYDTSMYKRGDLLEVPRTLFTHFGIYLGNNRVAHLIPDILPVLTTDEKAIEKMVTNNRLILGVIAKKASVRVDSLEDFAYGAEILVNHMDKVCSRSPFEGEEVARRAEKLLGSVVYSLLWYNCEHYVMYCRYGTSMSFQTYQFCKVVRKIVCSKRSCLLSFLLCLFIMFYMGSVSIFGILSTLIIPSTIWMAS; encoded by the exons ATGTTTCCTCTACAGTTCCTCTACAACTTCTTTTACATCGCTGTGGTCACAGACTtggaagaaaagaagaagaaagtggTCCAGTATGACACCTCCATGTACAAAAGAGGAGATCTCCTAGAGGTCCCTCGAACTCTCTTTACACATTTCGGAATCTATCTGGGGAACAACCGCGTGGCTCACCTCATTCCTGATATCCTGCCGGTCTTGACCACTGACGAGAAGGCCATTGAGAAAATGGTGACTAACAACCGGCTGATTTTGGGTGTGATAGCAAAAAAAGCAAGTGTCCGGGTGGACTCGTTGGAGGACTTTGCGTATGGAGCAGAAATTCTGGTCAACCACATGGACAAGGTGTGCAGTCGGTCTCCGTTCGAGGGTGAGGAGGTGGCTCGGAGAGCCGAGAAGCTCTTGGGCTCCGTGGTTTACAGTCTGCTTTGGTACAACTGCGAGCATTACGTCATGTACTGCAGATATGGCACCAGCATGAGCTTTCAGACCTACCAG TTCTGCAAAGTGGTGCGCAAGATTGTGTGCAGCAAGAGAAGTTGTCTTTTAAGCTTTTTGTTATGCTTGTTCATCATGTTTTATATGGGGTCTGTGTCCATCTTTGGAATTTTATCCACGCTTATAATCCCCTCCACTATTTGGATGGCATcctga